One region of Arthrobacter sp. StoSoilB22 genomic DNA includes:
- the rpmF gene encoding 50S ribosomal protein L32 codes for MAVPKRKMSRANTRARRAQWKATAPNLVKTIENGQVTYSLPHQAKVVTDSAGTALFLEYKGRKVADA; via the coding sequence GTGGCTGTTCCCAAGCGGAAAATGTCTCGCGCAAATACACGCGCCCGCCGTGCCCAGTGGAAGGCAACTGCCCCCAACTTGGTCAAGACCATCGAAAACGGTCAGGTTACTTACAGCCTGCCGCACCAGGCAAAGGTCGTTACTGACTCTGCCGGCACCGCGCTGTTCCTTGAATACAAGGGCCGCAAGGTCGCAGACGCCTAA
- the mutM gene encoding bifunctional DNA-formamidopyrimidine glycosylase/DNA-(apurinic or apyrimidinic site) lyase, whose product MPELPEVEVVRRGLARWVRGRTITGVDVLDARSIRRHTLGTEDFIGNLEHATVLDVVRRGKFLWMPLAMSDSPDPSTEINREDLPKVALMTHLGMSGQLLMQDPDVADEKHLKVRIRLSSADGMPEQLRFVDQRIFGGLFVTSLVPTLDGGPGGLGETPLPEIAEEASHIARDPLDPFFSFDAFYRKVRGRKTGLKRALLDQSVISGIGNIYADEALWRARLHYARATDTLRRADAERLIEAVKDVMNAALDAGGTSFDSLYVNVNGDSGYFARSLNAYGRAGELCSRCEATGLRSIMKREQFMNRSSYTCPVCQPRPRNGRW is encoded by the coding sequence ATGCCTGAACTTCCCGAAGTAGAGGTAGTCCGACGCGGCTTGGCCCGTTGGGTGCGTGGACGTACCATCACCGGTGTTGACGTGCTGGATGCACGCTCCATCCGCCGGCACACCCTTGGTACCGAAGACTTCATCGGTAATCTTGAACACGCCACCGTTCTGGACGTTGTGCGCCGTGGGAAGTTCCTCTGGATGCCACTTGCCATGTCGGACTCGCCGGATCCCAGCACTGAAATCAACCGGGAAGACCTCCCCAAGGTAGCGCTCATGACCCATCTGGGAATGAGCGGCCAACTCCTCATGCAGGACCCGGACGTTGCGGACGAAAAGCACCTCAAAGTCCGAATCAGGCTAAGCAGCGCTGACGGCATGCCTGAACAACTGCGGTTCGTTGACCAGCGCATTTTCGGCGGCCTCTTTGTGACGTCCTTGGTGCCAACGCTCGACGGCGGTCCCGGTGGTCTGGGCGAAACGCCGCTGCCCGAGATCGCCGAGGAAGCGTCCCACATCGCCAGGGACCCGTTGGACCCCTTCTTCTCCTTCGATGCCTTCTACCGAAAGGTTAGAGGCCGTAAGACTGGCCTGAAGCGCGCGCTGTTGGACCAATCGGTGATTTCCGGCATCGGCAATATTTATGCGGACGAAGCCTTATGGCGTGCCCGCCTCCATTACGCAAGGGCAACGGACACACTTCGCAGGGCGGACGCGGAGCGGCTGATTGAAGCTGTGAAGGACGTCATGAACGCCGCCCTTGACGCAGGAGGAACAAGCTTCGACTCTCTTTACGTCAACGTCAACGGCGACTCAGGCTACTTTGCCCGTTCCCTCAATGCCTACGGCCGTGCTGGTGAACTGTGCAGCCGCTGCGAGGCAACAGGTTTGCGTAGCATCATGAAGCGGGAACAGTTCATGAACCGTTCCTCCTACACCTGCCCGGTGTGCCAGCCGCGGCCGCGAAATGGACGTTGGTAG
- a CDS encoding fused MFS/spermidine synthase, whose amino-acid sequence MNLADPSEIFYEYLRRIGHVVDLAAEPGQPINALHLGAGALTLARYIQATRPGSEQYAVELERELLDFVLQKLPMPDGTILTTHIGDARDSLGELPAQVGFDVVILDIFSGPEAPAHIACREFYEEAAARLRPDGVLIVNVGDEPALTLVRSQVSALRQAMADVAAFAETGMFAGRYPGNIILVGTRKQWSPEWTAQLLARGPHPATVLTGVELDKITA is encoded by the coding sequence GTGAACCTGGCCGATCCCTCAGAGATCTTCTACGAATACCTGCGCAGGATCGGGCATGTGGTGGACCTGGCGGCCGAGCCCGGACAACCCATCAACGCCCTCCATCTTGGTGCCGGTGCCCTTACCTTGGCGCGCTATATCCAAGCCACCCGCCCCGGCTCGGAACAGTACGCCGTGGAGCTTGAGCGCGAACTTCTGGACTTCGTGCTTCAGAAGCTGCCCATGCCTGACGGCACCATCCTCACCACGCACATCGGCGATGCCCGAGACTCCCTAGGTGAGCTTCCCGCCCAAGTGGGGTTCGACGTCGTGATTCTCGATATTTTCTCCGGACCGGAAGCCCCTGCCCACATCGCCTGCAGGGAATTCTACGAAGAAGCAGCGGCGCGGCTGCGGCCCGACGGCGTGTTGATCGTCAACGTGGGCGACGAACCTGCGCTGACTCTGGTACGCAGCCAAGTGAGCGCACTGCGCCAAGCCATGGCTGATGTTGCAGCCTTCGCTGAAACAGGAATGTTTGCCGGCCGCTACCCCGGCAACATCATCCTGGTGGGCACCCGCAAGCAGTGGTCTCCGGAATGGACAGCGCAGCTACTGGCCCGCGGCCCCCACCCCGCAACCGTCCTCACGGGCGTGGAGCTGGACAAGATTACTGCCTAG
- the rsmD gene encoding 16S rRNA (guanine(966)-N(2))-methyltransferase RsmD, producing MSRIIAGVGGGNPLTSVPGTATRPTTDRVKEALFSRLESLAVIDDARVLDLYAGSGALGIESASRGARSVDLVEFDAKASDVCQRNADLVNQLLRSRAVSVHRSKVESFLERASDADRWDLVFLDPPYPLDEAALSAVLEKLAPHMEDGAVVVVERSSRSPEPLWPQGLECFADKKYGETKLWFAEPA from the coding sequence GTGAGCCGCATTATTGCCGGCGTTGGGGGTGGAAACCCGCTGACCAGCGTCCCTGGGACGGCCACGCGACCAACCACGGACAGGGTCAAGGAGGCTCTGTTTTCCCGTCTGGAATCCTTGGCCGTCATTGACGACGCCCGGGTTCTGGACCTTTATGCCGGTTCTGGAGCCTTGGGTATTGAAAGTGCCAGCCGAGGCGCCCGGAGCGTGGATCTGGTGGAGTTCGATGCCAAGGCCAGCGATGTCTGCCAGCGTAATGCGGACTTGGTGAACCAGCTGCTGCGCAGCAGGGCGGTCTCCGTGCACCGATCCAAGGTGGAGTCATTCCTGGAGCGGGCAAGCGATGCAGACAGGTGGGATCTGGTCTTTCTTGACCCGCCGTACCCTTTGGATGAGGCGGCGCTGAGTGCTGTGCTGGAGAAACTGGCGCCGCATATGGAAGACGGTGCCGTTGTAGTGGTGGAACGGAGTTCGCGGAGCCCGGAACCGCTCTGGCCTCAGGGTTTGGAGTGTTTTGCCGACAAGAAGTACGGGGAGACCAAACTGTGGTTCGCTGAGCCTGCCTAA
- a CDS encoding aminotransferase class I/II-fold pyridoxal phosphate-dependent enzyme has product MSAGTPGGTRPAPWQRAATGANLLAPGGHLGVTIFEEMTTLALSTGAINLGQGFPDEDGPAEIKAAARSAIATGVNQYAPGKGVPALREAITSHQQRFYGLEPDPDTEVLVTTGATEAIAATLLAFIQPGDEVLTFEPFYDSYGAIIGMAGGRHVTAPLLAPDFLPDLNVLEESFSSRTRIVLLNNPHNPTGAVFPEPVLARIVELAEKYDAMIVSDEVYEHLTFGVAHLPITSLPGAAERTITISSAGKTFSFTGWKIGWLTGPEQLVAAVSTVKQFLTYSSGTPFQGAIAVGLALPDEFYTGIAATLREKRDILAEGLRAAGFGVYNPSGTYFINVDTAPLGIHDSVDLARRLPGLIGVAAIPVPVFCHPAGAERTRSLLRFAFCKKTDVLQQAAERLATLKDRL; this is encoded by the coding sequence ATGAGCGCCGGCACCCCCGGAGGCACCCGACCGGCACCGTGGCAGCGTGCCGCCACAGGCGCCAACCTGCTCGCCCCGGGAGGACATCTGGGAGTGACAATCTTCGAGGAAATGACCACCTTGGCACTGTCCACCGGTGCCATCAACCTCGGCCAGGGCTTTCCCGACGAAGACGGCCCGGCGGAGATCAAGGCCGCGGCGAGGTCAGCGATCGCAACCGGCGTCAACCAGTATGCGCCCGGCAAAGGCGTTCCCGCCCTCAGGGAAGCCATCACCTCACACCAGCAACGCTTCTACGGGTTGGAGCCGGATCCGGACACTGAAGTCCTGGTCACAACGGGCGCAACGGAAGCCATCGCAGCTACCCTGCTGGCTTTCATCCAGCCCGGCGACGAAGTCCTGACCTTCGAACCCTTCTACGACTCTTACGGGGCCATCATTGGCATGGCCGGAGGCCGGCATGTCACAGCCCCCTTGCTCGCCCCGGATTTTCTTCCCGACCTCAACGTCTTGGAAGAATCCTTCAGCAGCCGCACAAGAATCGTCCTTCTGAACAATCCGCACAACCCCACAGGTGCCGTCTTCCCGGAGCCCGTCCTAGCCAGGATCGTGGAATTGGCCGAAAAGTACGATGCCATGATCGTCAGCGACGAAGTGTACGAGCACCTCACCTTCGGCGTGGCGCACCTGCCCATCACATCACTGCCCGGCGCCGCAGAACGCACCATCACCATTTCTTCTGCCGGTAAGACCTTCTCCTTCACCGGCTGGAAAATTGGCTGGCTCACCGGACCGGAGCAGCTGGTGGCCGCCGTTAGCACCGTCAAGCAATTCCTGACCTATAGCTCGGGCACACCCTTCCAGGGCGCCATCGCCGTGGGCCTCGCCCTTCCAGACGAGTTCTATACAGGCATCGCTGCCACCCTCCGCGAAAAACGCGACATCCTCGCCGAGGGCCTGCGCGCTGCCGGATTCGGTGTGTACAACCCGAGCGGCACGTACTTCATCAACGTCGATACAGCACCCCTGGGCATCCACGACTCGGTCGACCTCGCAAGGCGCTTGCCCGGGCTCATTGGAGTGGCAGCCATTCCGGTTCCGGTGTTTTGCCACCCGGCAGGAGCCGAACGCACGCGCAGCCTGCTGAGATTCGCCTTCTGCAAGAAGACCGATGTCCTCCAGCAAGCCGCCGAACGGCTCGCCACCTTGAAGGACAGGCTCTGA
- a CDS encoding DAK2 domain-containing protein: MKRWLGKAEVVLGNHSDRLNAINIFPVADGDTGTNLYLTVRAAVTALGGTATDAAETGNDVGALLSRAGQAAMEQARGNSGTLFAVFLCAAAEPLVGKSRLSAPLLATALNRAQIRAWSALSEPVAGTMLSVLEAAAHAAQAVDASQSGDDSNHALGLSLDAVAEAAYQAVVRTEDELAQLHEARVVDAGGVGMLLVLDCLRAAVLGEELQDELLDGLHGYKMQDPHIHEHMPADDGVEVMCTINLSPLNAAILRQRLDEMGESVIMSQVGGAQSSDDDDDETGVEVSYRWRVHVHVPDPEPAVALIRSLGEPTDIAVSQLAIPRDNEPASQESSGGANGSGIEAVNVPGQSRHEF, encoded by the coding sequence ATGAAACGTTGGCTCGGCAAGGCGGAGGTGGTCCTCGGCAATCACAGCGACCGTCTCAACGCGATTAACATTTTTCCTGTTGCCGATGGCGATACCGGAACCAACCTCTATCTCACCGTCCGGGCAGCCGTCACTGCTTTGGGTGGCACGGCAACTGATGCCGCGGAAACCGGCAACGATGTCGGCGCCTTGCTGTCGCGTGCCGGGCAGGCAGCCATGGAACAAGCACGGGGTAACTCGGGCACGCTCTTTGCCGTTTTCCTGTGCGCCGCCGCAGAGCCTCTGGTTGGTAAATCGCGCCTCAGTGCACCACTGCTTGCCACCGCATTGAACAGGGCGCAGATCAGGGCCTGGTCCGCGCTCAGTGAGCCGGTTGCCGGCACTATGCTCTCCGTCCTGGAGGCGGCCGCCCATGCTGCCCAAGCAGTGGACGCCTCCCAGAGCGGCGATGACAGCAACCATGCCTTGGGGCTTTCACTTGACGCCGTGGCGGAGGCCGCCTACCAAGCTGTTGTCCGGACAGAGGACGAGCTCGCACAGCTGCATGAAGCGCGCGTTGTGGATGCAGGGGGCGTGGGCATGCTGCTGGTGCTCGATTGCCTTCGTGCTGCCGTTTTGGGGGAGGAACTTCAGGATGAACTTCTGGACGGCCTCCACGGATACAAAATGCAGGACCCCCACATCCATGAGCACATGCCTGCCGATGACGGTGTGGAAGTCATGTGCACCATCAACCTTTCGCCCTTGAATGCGGCTATTCTCCGCCAACGTTTGGACGAGATGGGCGAATCCGTGATTATGAGCCAGGTTGGCGGTGCCCAAAGCAGCGATGATGACGACGACGAAACCGGCGTCGAAGTCAGCTATCGTTGGCGCGTTCACGTACATGTTCCCGATCCGGAGCCGGCTGTCGCCCTTATCCGCTCATTGGGAGAACCGACGGATATCGCGGTAAGCCAGTTGGCGATACCCCGCGACAACGAGCCGGCCTCTCAGGAAAGCTCCGGTGGTGCCAATGGCAGCGGTATCGAAGCCGTCAACGTCCCAGGCCAGTCACGGCATGAATTCTGA
- a CDS encoding ATP-dependent DNA helicase RecG: MNSELELPLERRIGKRSAAVIDKHLGLKTTGALLNYFPRRYLSRGELTPISKLPLDEEVTLIARVLSNSTRQMRARRGSITDVVVTDEAGGGGVPGTLKVSFFNGFRAKAELLAGRRAMFSGKVSRYGGALGLTNPDFLLLDEDPEAEGAVDPEKLAAMPIPVYPATAKLTSWSIHKVITALLQTMDLDSLQDPLPQSIVRRDALLSVAEAYRLIHSPETAKDWQQAQERFRFQEALVLQTALARRRAQLAAEEATARRPRAGGLLSKFDQNLPFTLTSGQAAVGKTLAEELGRDTPMNRLLQGEVGSGKTIVALRAMLQVVDAGGQAALLAPTEVLAAQHFHSIRKTLGVLARDQIFGGAGMLGGDSAQEAVQVTLLTGSMPTAARKQAMLDAASGNAGIVIGTHALLSDKTSFQDLGLIVVDEQHRFGVEQRDALRAKAQRPPHLLVMTATPIPRTVAMTVFGDLETSILDELPAGRAPISTHVVGLAENPGWVDRIWKRSREEVDSGHQVYVVCPKIGSDDDGDFSPGEAEPSEAELADEGPARELASVTSVVDALLQEPALAGVPVAPLHGRQDPQVKSETMASFASNNTKVLVSTTVIEVGVDVHNATLMVILDADRFGISQLHQLRGRVGRGGLPGTCLLVTTLEPGHPSRRRLDAVASTTDGFELSQEDLKLRREGDILGASQSGGRSTLKLLRVLEHEDIIARARTDAQRLVSEDVSLDHQPALAAAIDEYLNPEKEAFLERG; the protein is encoded by the coding sequence ATGAATTCTGAACTGGAACTGCCCCTCGAACGCAGGATTGGAAAGCGCTCTGCGGCTGTCATCGACAAACACCTGGGCCTTAAGACCACCGGGGCTTTGCTGAACTACTTCCCGCGCAGGTACTTGAGCCGCGGTGAGCTGACGCCCATCAGTAAACTCCCCCTGGATGAGGAGGTCACGTTGATTGCCCGCGTGCTGTCCAACAGCACGCGCCAGATGCGGGCCCGGCGTGGTTCCATCACAGATGTGGTGGTCACTGATGAGGCCGGGGGCGGCGGCGTTCCAGGTACCTTGAAGGTCAGCTTTTTCAACGGATTCCGGGCGAAGGCAGAACTTCTGGCTGGGCGGCGGGCCATGTTCTCGGGCAAGGTGTCCCGGTATGGTGGGGCTCTTGGCCTGACCAACCCGGACTTCCTTCTGCTGGATGAGGACCCTGAAGCCGAGGGCGCCGTAGACCCCGAAAAGCTCGCGGCCATGCCCATTCCCGTCTATCCTGCAACGGCTAAGCTGACCAGCTGGTCCATTCACAAAGTGATAACAGCGTTGCTCCAGACCATGGACCTGGATTCCCTGCAGGATCCCTTGCCGCAAAGCATCGTCCGAAGGGACGCATTGCTCAGCGTGGCTGAGGCATACCGTCTGATCCATTCACCCGAAACAGCCAAGGACTGGCAACAGGCCCAAGAACGCTTCCGATTTCAGGAAGCCCTCGTGCTGCAAACGGCGCTGGCACGCCGGCGCGCGCAGCTCGCCGCCGAGGAAGCCACTGCGCGCCGGCCGCGCGCGGGCGGTTTGCTCAGCAAGTTCGATCAAAACCTCCCTTTTACGCTGACCTCCGGCCAGGCCGCCGTCGGAAAGACACTGGCTGAAGAGCTCGGGCGAGATACTCCCATGAACAGGCTGCTGCAGGGTGAAGTGGGCTCGGGCAAGACGATCGTCGCCCTACGGGCCATGCTGCAGGTGGTTGACGCAGGCGGCCAGGCTGCCCTGCTGGCGCCCACGGAAGTATTGGCGGCCCAACATTTTCACTCCATCCGAAAGACTCTGGGGGTGCTGGCCCGCGATCAGATCTTTGGTGGTGCGGGCATGCTTGGCGGTGACTCGGCTCAGGAAGCCGTGCAGGTAACGCTCCTGACCGGTTCCATGCCCACGGCTGCACGCAAGCAGGCTATGTTGGATGCGGCCTCCGGGAATGCGGGAATCGTCATTGGCACCCATGCCCTGCTGAGCGACAAAACCAGCTTCCAGGACCTCGGACTGATCGTGGTGGATGAGCAGCACCGCTTTGGCGTTGAGCAGCGCGATGCCCTCCGCGCAAAGGCGCAGCGACCTCCACATTTGCTGGTCATGACGGCCACTCCGATTCCTCGTACGGTTGCCATGACAGTGTTTGGCGACCTTGAGACGTCCATTCTTGATGAGCTTCCAGCCGGGCGCGCACCTATTTCCACGCACGTGGTGGGACTCGCTGAAAATCCAGGCTGGGTGGACCGCATCTGGAAGCGTTCACGCGAAGAAGTGGACTCCGGTCACCAGGTCTACGTGGTGTGTCCCAAGATCGGTTCGGACGACGACGGCGACTTCAGTCCGGGCGAAGCGGAACCAAGCGAGGCCGAGCTCGCGGACGAAGGCCCGGCGCGGGAACTGGCATCGGTGACCTCCGTCGTCGACGCCCTCCTGCAGGAGCCGGCGCTGGCCGGCGTCCCCGTTGCCCCGCTTCATGGGAGGCAGGATCCCCAGGTGAAGTCCGAGACCATGGCGTCCTTCGCGTCCAACAACACCAAAGTACTGGTGTCCACCACCGTCATTGAGGTGGGCGTGGACGTCCACAATGCCACGCTCATGGTGATCCTCGATGCCGACCGTTTCGGTATCTCGCAGCTCCATCAGCTGCGTGGCAGAGTGGGCCGCGGGGGATTGCCGGGCACTTGCCTGTTGGTGACTACTTTGGAACCCGGGCATCCGAGTCGTCGGCGGCTCGATGCCGTTGCTTCAACAACTGACGGTTTTGAGCTGTCCCAGGAGGACTTGAAACTCCGAAGGGAAGGGGACATCCTGGGTGCTTCGCAATCGGGCGGACGGTCCACGCTGAAGTTGCTCCGCGTACTTGAGCACGAAGACATCATTGCCCGTGCACGTACTGACGCCCAACGCCTCGTATCGGAAGACGTGTCCTTGGACCATCAGCCGGCGTTGGCCGCCGCTATTGACGAATATTTGAACCCTGAGAAGGAGGCGTTCCTTGAGCGCGGTTAG
- the coaD gene encoding pantetheine-phosphate adenylyltransferase — MRRAVCPGSFDPIHNGHLEVIARAAGLFDEVIVAVSTNYAKKYRFSLEDRMEMARETLASLRGIIVEPMGEGLLAEYCRHRGVSAIVKGLRSSSDFDYELPMATMNRQLTGVETVFLPAEAHYLHLSSTLIKEINVLGGDISDFVPKSVLKRLLAGEPPAEQSRKG; from the coding sequence ATGAGACGCGCGGTATGCCCTGGATCCTTTGACCCCATCCACAACGGACATCTCGAAGTCATTGCCCGGGCCGCCGGCCTGTTTGACGAAGTCATCGTGGCCGTGTCAACGAATTACGCCAAGAAGTACAGGTTTAGCCTTGAGGACCGCATGGAGATGGCCCGTGAAACGCTGGCTTCGTTGCGGGGCATCATCGTTGAGCCCATGGGCGAAGGGCTCTTGGCTGAGTACTGCCGTCACCGGGGTGTTTCAGCCATCGTCAAGGGTCTGCGGTCATCCTCGGATTTCGATTACGAGCTTCCCATGGCCACCATGAACCGCCAGCTGACTGGCGTCGAAACGGTCTTCCTGCCTGCTGAAGCGCATTACCTGCACCTTTCCTCCACTTTGATTAAGGAAATCAATGTGCTTGGCGGTGACATCTCCGATTTCGTCCCTAAATCTGTCCTGAAAAGGCTTCTGGCAGGCGAGCCGCCAGCGGAACAGTCTCGTAAGGGGTAG
- the rnc gene encoding ribonuclease III produces MSSTEELLKRLGVSIDTETLRLALTHRSYAYENGGIPTNERLEFLGDSILGFSVTDSLYRENPSLPEGELAKRRSAVVSTRALAGIGREIGVGEFIYLGQGEKLTDGKNKASILADTMEALIGATYLSNDIETARQLVMRLVGPLLKDAGALGAGTDWKTSIQELTASRQLGAIHYAVEGSGPDHARTFEAVLNIGGTPYGRGSGHSKKEAEQEAAADAWRALTALDPTSAGPATS; encoded by the coding sequence ATGTCTTCAACTGAAGAGCTTCTGAAGCGTCTCGGTGTCTCGATTGACACCGAGACGCTTCGTCTTGCTCTGACACATCGCTCATATGCGTATGAGAACGGCGGGATTCCCACCAACGAGCGCCTTGAGTTCCTTGGCGACTCCATCCTGGGATTCTCGGTCACCGATTCTCTATATCGTGAGAACCCCTCACTGCCTGAAGGTGAGCTCGCCAAGCGGCGTTCCGCCGTCGTCAGTACCCGGGCGTTGGCCGGTATTGGCCGGGAGATCGGCGTCGGCGAGTTCATCTACCTCGGGCAGGGCGAAAAGCTGACCGACGGCAAGAACAAGGCCTCCATCCTGGCTGACACCATGGAGGCCCTGATCGGTGCCACGTACCTCTCGAACGACATCGAGACCGCACGGCAATTGGTCATGCGCCTGGTGGGCCCGCTCCTCAAGGACGCCGGTGCGCTTGGCGCAGGAACCGACTGGAAGACGAGCATCCAGGAGCTTACGGCGAGCAGGCAATTGGGCGCCATCCACTATGCCGTGGAAGGCTCGGGGCCGGATCACGCCCGGACCTTCGAGGCAGTGCTTAATATTGGCGGTACGCCCTACGGCCGGGGATCGGGCCATTCCAAAAAGGAAGCAGAGCAGGAGGCAGCCGCTGATGCCTGGCGTGCTCTGACTGCTTTGGACCCCACCTCCGCCGGTCCCGCTACGTCATAA
- a CDS encoding DUF177 domain-containing protein: MALVVKDLGRSPGTMRTLNEHVPAPSDLGVALIGVKEGSDVELDLRLEAVHEGILVSGTVVVEVTGECGRCLDPLAYDLEVNVQELFFYEGAELSEEEDDEEQRRVEYDLIDLEPVLRDAVVTMLPFQPVCREDCQGLCSECGARLEDEPGHHHEVIDPRWAALADLAKTDRQTD, translated from the coding sequence TTGGCGCTAGTAGTCAAGGACCTTGGACGTAGTCCAGGGACCATGCGGACACTCAACGAGCATGTACCTGCGCCGAGTGACCTTGGTGTGGCGCTCATTGGCGTAAAGGAAGGCTCGGATGTCGAGCTGGATCTTCGTCTCGAGGCCGTACACGAAGGAATTCTGGTATCCGGAACCGTAGTCGTCGAAGTAACCGGCGAATGCGGTCGATGCCTGGATCCCCTTGCGTATGACCTTGAGGTCAATGTGCAAGAACTTTTCTTCTATGAAGGTGCTGAGCTTTCAGAAGAGGAAGACGATGAAGAGCAACGTCGAGTCGAGTACGATCTGATCGATCTTGAGCCGGTGTTGCGGGACGCAGTAGTCACAATGCTGCCGTTCCAGCCGGTGTGCCGGGAAGACTGCCAGGGCCTGTGTTCCGAATGCGGAGCGCGCCTGGAAGACGAGCCGGGGCACCACCACGAGGTCATTGACCCTCGCTGGGCTGCCCTAGCTGATCTGGCTAAGACTGACCGGCAAACCGATTAG